CCAGTCGTGTTTGATGTCGATGTAGCCGGCGTGCCAGGTGGTCAGGAACACTGGCGACTCGTCCCAGAGGATCTGCTTGGCCTCGAGCGGGAGGCGGTCCCAGGTGGTCTGCGACATCATTAGGCCGAGGCTGCTCACACCGGACATGCCGACGGTCGTGTAGTGCTTGCCGACCTCGTCCAGGCTTGACCCCACCATGTCGGGGGCCGAGCCGGCATAGCAGTCGATGACGCCCCGCTGGAAGCCCTCGTAGATCTCGGCACCGGCGAGCGAGACGCCCACCATCCCGAAGGATTCGATCTCGTCCTGCCAGACCTGGCCACCGACGCGCGCCCTCTGCCCTTGCGCGCTCGCCAGGTCGGTCACCGGGGTCTTGCACAGGAGGTGATAGCTCTCATGCCCGTAGAACCGCGGGATCAGGGGCACGATGCCGAGTTTGTCGTACTCGGCCATTTGGTCGGGATCGTTGATCGACCAGTCGAGGATGGCAGACGTGGCCTGCAAGGAGCTGACGACCGGGTCGGTGGTCTGGAGGAACGCCAACCTCGTGGTCCACTGGTCGATCGGGAAGTCCGACGGCGAGTACACCGGCACCGACAACGCGATGTCCACGACGCCGTCGCGTAGCGCGTTGATCGTGTCCGCGGGCTTGACGAGGCTGTCCCCGTAGAAGAACTCCATGGTGATGCTACCGTCCGACGCTTCCTTCACGGCGTCGGCATAGGCCGCCATCGCCTTGGTCTGGAAGTGGTCTGGCCCGTAGAGGGTGGGCACTCGGAGCTTGATCGCTTCCAGGTCCCCGGAGTCGGCGTCGCTGCCACCCGGCGCGCCACCTGCGTTGGTGCAGGCGGCGAGGAGCAGGATCGAGGTCGCGCCGAGGGCGGCCATCCGTGTCCGAAGAGTTTTCGTTGTGTTGTGCGTGTGCATCGCTCTTTGAGTCTCCTGTCGTGTGTGGC
This window of the Georgenia yuyongxinii genome carries:
- a CDS encoding type 2 periplasmic-binding domain-containing protein, producing the protein MAALGATSILLLAACTNAGGAPGGSDADSGDLEAIKLRVPTLYGPDHFQTKAMAAYADAVKEASDGSITMEFFYGDSLVKPADTINALRDGVVDIALSVPVYSPSDFPIDQWTTRLAFLQTTDPVVSSLQATSAILDWSINDPDQMAEYDKLGIVPLIPRFYGHESYHLLCKTPVTDLASAQGQRARVGGQVWQDEIESFGMVGVSLAGAEIYEGFQRGVIDCYAGSAPDMVGSSLDEVGKHYTTVGMSGVSSLGLMMSQTTWDRLPLEAKQILWDESPVFLTTWHAGYIDIKHDWFVEDRGLTFHEADDDLLDALDSHQQRQLAEAIDTAPATVSDPADAIERFEAAYDTWLPVIKDDLGYDTGYTTWVEWAQSTDGDVDLAAWADHLTEDILAPHRPK